AATTAGGAGGGGCAGATTCAATAACTGTTCATCTAAGAGAGGATAGAAGGCATATTCAAGATAGGGATGTATTCCTTTTGAAGGAAACTATAAAGACAAAACTCAATCTAGAAATGGCTGCTACAGAAGAAATGTTAGGAATTGCAAGAAAACTTCGACCCCAATATGTAACTCTTGTCCCAGAGAAAAGAGAAGAAGTTACTACTGAGGGCGGGTTGGATTTAAAAAGCAATTTGAAATACTTAAAAAATTTTGTTGAAAACTTAAAAGATTCAAATATTGAGGTTAGTGCATTTATTGATCCAATTTGTGAGCAGATCGGTTACGCCAAAGAAATAGGCTTTGATTTTATAGAATTACATACCGGCAAATATGCTGAATTATCGGGGCATGATCAATATAAAGAGCTGCAAAAGATTATAGAATCGACATATACGGCTAATGACCTTGGATTAGTTGTTAATGCTGGTCATGGACTTAACTACAATAATGTTAAAGAAATAGCATCAATTAACAATATGAACGAGCTAAACATAGGACATAGTATTGTTGCAAGGGCTTTAGCGGTTGGATTAGAAAGGTCTGTTCGTGAAATGAAGTCACTTATTAACTTAACTTAAATTTCAAAATGACAACATATTTTTTCGTCGCGGCAAGTGAAAGATTTTTAACAGTTGAAGAACCTTTGGAAGAGATTTTGAATGAGAGGAAGAGGAACTACAAAGAAAATAGTAAAGAAATAGATTTTTGGCTTTTAAAAAATCCATCTTTTCTCCAAACTGTCCAATTCTCAGATTTAATATCAAAGATCCCATCCCCTCCAGCTGTTGTTTTATCTACGGATAAAAAATTTATAACTTTCTTGAAGCTCCGCTTAGAGTTTGTTGCTGTTGGGGAATTTGAATGTCCTAGTGCAGAAATAAATGATCCATTTAAAGTTGAGTAATATAACTAATTAGTAAATTGCTCAATCTTTATAAGTCAAACAAAATTGAAGTAATTAGTGAGCTCTTAGCAGAAGAATTAAAAATATGTCCTCCTTTCATAACTGAGAAATTAGAAATAGCTGTTCCTAATTATTTTTTGGGTAATTGGTTACATGAACAAATAACTATAAAAAACCAAATAAGTGCACTTTATGAATTGAAAACAATATCAAGTTATACCGAATCATTATTGACAAATTTTTTCCCTGAAAATGATATGAGCTTGTGGAATTTTGAGTCAATAAAATGGGGCGTTATTGATTCCTTGGAAGAACTAAATAGCTTTAAAGAATCATTCCCAATTAGTAATTGGATTAAAAAATATTTGGATAATAAAAAGACAATTGATGGAGATATTTATAATTTGATTAAGAAAATTACAAATAATTTCATTGAATATCTTATTTTCAGACCTGAGATGATTGCTGAATGGAATAGATATGAAATTAATTCATTCAAACTATTTAGGAATTTAAATTCAGATCAATTTTGGCAACCTATTTTATATAAATTACTAGAAAAAAAGATATCTGAAAAACCCTCATGTTTATATATGATTGAGGTGATAAAAAATTTAAAAAAGTTTAAAGATTTTAATAATAAGATACCTAATCAAATTTATATTATTTCCGATAATAATTTATCTAAATTACACATTAATTTTTATTCAGAACTTTCAAAATTCACTAAGGTAAATTTATATTTATTATCTCCGGGAGATAATTTATGGAACAGAATAAATTATCTTGAAGGTGAGTTAGAATTTGATCATAATGAAAGTAAATTTAATTTTAACAATACCAATATAGAGAAAATATTTGGTAAATTTGGAGCAAACTTTCAGAAATTAATTGAGGAAAATATTTATACAGAAGGTATAGATTTAAGAAATAATTTAATATATATTGATCCAACGACTAATTTTTATGAGAAGAAAGATGTACCTCTTCTTAATCAAATCCAAAAAAGACTAATTGATAATAATAGCGTTGATTTTATAGTAAGTGAAAGGGATGATTCAATATTACTTTGTGAGCATTTTAATCAGAATAGTCAATTTGAATATTTAAGAAATAAAATTATAGAAATAATAAATTCTTGCGAGAATATTAAATATAGTGATATTGCTGTTTTATCTCCACAAACTAATTTAATTAAACCTTATCTAAGGTACATCTTTAATAATGAGTTAATTAATGGTGAAAAGATACCTTATTTTTTTATTGATGAGGATAATCATGACTCTTCAGGCATTTATGAATTTCTAATTGACATCATTGAAATAGCAAATGAGAAAATTACACTTGAAAAAATAGATTATATTCTTTCGAAAAAAGTAACTCAGAACATTTTTGATTTTAATATTACTGAGAAGGATGAAATTATTTTCTTACTTACCCAAGCGGGATTTCATTGGGGATTAGATGATAAAGAAAGATTAGGTGAAGAGAAAAATACTCTTGAGTGGTGTATTAATAGAATTACTTTAGGCTTAATTTATGACAAAGAAGTCAATCTAAGTACTTTTAATTTAAAACCATTTAGCTATAAAAATATAAGTTTGGATTTGAATAAATGGGTTAAAATATTAATTCATTTAAAAAAATATATTAATTTGATAAGGGGATCTTTTTCTTACAAAATTTGGGTTAAAAAGATAAAGTTTATATTAAAAAGTATTGCTGATTCTAATGAAAATTTTAATTTAGAAATAAGTGAAATAAATAGAATTCTTGATAATCACGAAATACCTTTAATACCTGATGATCTTATCTTGTTAAAAGTTTTTAGAGAAATATTAATTTCCTGCATAAATAAAGCTAAATATCAAAGCAAATCACGAGTTAACAAGATCCTAGTAAGTGATATTGAGAATTCAAGGCATATTCCTCATAAAGTTATCTTCCTAATAGACATGAATAGTGTAAATTATCCAAAATTACCTAAGAGTGAAAATATTAATTTATTAAAAAACAAATATCATTTGGGTGATCCATCTGTTTTTGATAGAGAGAAATATGCATTTCTGGAGTTGTTAATTGCCTGCAGAGATAAATTTATAGTTACTTGGGTAAAAAATGATAAAGATAATAAAAAATTAGATGTTTCTTTTCCTATAAAAGAGTTAATTTCTTTTTTTGATAGTTGCTTAAATCAAAGCCAAAGAGAACTAATAATTAAAGATTCTGATTTAAATAAAAATGAAATAATTGATCTTGATAAATCTAAGATTGTTAAAAGTAATTATTCTTTAATAGAAAATATAAATTGGAATGAAAAAAAATCTGATATTAAAAATTACAAATTATCAGAATTGATTTATTGGTTCAAGACTCCACAAAAATATTGGCTTAATAAAAATAATATTTCACCAAAGGAAATATTTATTCATCATCCAGACGAAGAGTATGTAAGCAATCTGCAAAAGTCGCAACTAATTACAAAAATAATCCAGCAATTAGAGATTGATAATCATAATATTATTGATGATTTAAATGAATTAAATATTTATGATCAATTGGCAGAAGATGGTATTATTATGCCCAAAAATAGTATTTTTACAAAAGCGAAAGAAATCAAAGACTTATTAAGAAGTCTATCTGCAAGTTTGAGTCAACATAATAAGATTAATAAAATCTATGTTAAGTCAAAAGCGAATAAAGAAGAATATTTAATCGCTGATGACACCGTAATTGAATTAATTAATGCGAAGTTAAGTTTAAGTCGTTTAACTGAGGCTTGGATAAAATTACTCTTTATTTCATCTTTAAAAAGGAATATAAAAAGGACTAAAGTAATTTTTAGAACAGAAAATAACTATAAATCGCAAATTATTCAATCACCTGGGGTAAAAGAGTCCAATTTAATTTTGCAGGAGTACATAAATATTTTTAAAAATTATTCTGAAAAATGTTTACCTCTTCCTCCAGAAAGTACTTATAAATATGTAGAAGCAAAAATAAAATCAAAAAATGAAAAAAAAGCTTTTACAGATAAATGGATTGGTAATAAAAATTTTTCTAAAGGAGAAAGAGATAATATCGAAATGAAAATGTGTTTTGGTAATGAAAAAGAACCAGATTTCTTTCTTGGAAATAGTAATTTTGATCAATTATCATATAGATTATATGGTCCTCTAATTAAAGCATTAAAGAAATAAAAAATGTCTAAATTTCAGTTAAAAAATTTTTTTAAAGCTGCTTATGATCTAATGCTTGTTTTTTTGCAGTTTTTTATTATTAGTCTTCATTTTTTTCAATGGCAATCTCTTACACAAAAACAAATAATTCAAGCAAGTCCTTTTTCTTATTTCCTGGGAATTTTAATTATCATAATCGCTTTCATAATAATGTTAGTCTCAATTAAAGACTTAGGTAGAAATTTATCCCCTTTCCCAAGACCTACTAAAAATAGCAATCTAGTTATTACAGGTATTTATAGATTTACGCGTCATCCTATGTACTATTCTTTAATATTTATTTCCATTGGAGTTTTTATAATAAAATTATCTATTTATAATCTATTTTTGACAATAAGCTTAGCTTTAATAATTAAATTAAAGATTGTCCTGGAAGAGAAATATTTAATGAATAAATTTAAGAATTACTTACTTTATAAAAATGAGGTTAAAGTTTAATTTAATAAAAGAATGGATATTAATCAAATTAAATTAGATAATAAGTTTAAATTAGTAGAAGCAAGTGCAGGAACTGGTAAAAGTTTTACTTTGGCTCACTTAGTTTTAAGAAATGTTTTGGAGAAAAAAGTTAAACCAGATGAGATACTCTTGCTTAGTTTTACAAAAAATACTTGTTCCGAATTAAGAGATAAAATACTCTCGAGATTTCATAATTTAAAATTATATTTACAAAGTCATAATGAAGGTAAGATAGATAATACTCTTAAGGATTGGTATCTAAATTTTAAGGATAAAGATAAATCAAAGGAAAAAATAATTTCCGAAATTGATAATTTTATAAATCAATTCTATAAATTAAAAGTAACTACGTTCCATGCTTTTTGTAATAATATTATTGATGAATATAGTATTGAAATAGGTATAACTCAAGATCCATATATTGATAATAATATTGATAATTTGTATAAAGATGTAATAGATAATTTGTGGATTGATGATTTTCTGAATCTTAATCAGGAACTTATTTCAGCAGTCAACAAAAAAAAAATAAGTTCTAGATTTGGAAGTAGTATCAATAAGTCATTTTTTGTAGAAATTTTAAAAAATATAGATCAAGAAAATATCTGTAAATTTCAAATAAATAATAAATATAAAATTATTGATTTAAATAATTATTTTAATGAATTTTTTTATTTAAACTGGAACGAGTTTTGTTTTGAATGGAATAAGAAAGGTGAGGAATTATTTTTACAGCTCATAGAGTTGGGAAAATTAATTAAGGAGAGTGGTGGAAAAAGTCAAATATATGCAGCAAAACCAAGAAATGATAAGTTTAATCAAATAAATTGTTGGATTGAAGAGATTAACAAAAGGCTTAATTCTAAAAATGTCGTTGATTTTATATATGATATTTCTAAGGATGATCTTCTATCTAAATATTTTTACATTGAAAATATATCTAAAGAAATTAATAAACATAATCTAAAATTAGATTTTACTAAATTTAATTTATTGCAAGATAAAATTTATAAAATAAAAGAAGGTTTTTTTAATGAATTTGTAAGAATATTTACCCAATTAGCTTATATAAAATTAATTGAATTAAAGAAAAGTTTTTCTATTTTCAACTTCAATGATCTTATAAAGACTGTAGAAAATACATTTGTAGATTCGGAAATTAGTAATAGTAATACTCTATCTAAAATTCAAAAAAGATTTAAATGTGCCTTAGTTGATGAGTTTCAAGATACAGATATTACTCAGTGGAATTTAATAAAAAAGTTCTTTAATACAAAAAATCATTTTTTACTTTGCGTAGGTGATCCGAAACAAGCTATTTATAAATTTAGAGGTGGAGATATTGAAACTTACTTAGATGCTAGATCTAATGCAATCGAAGTTTTTCGTCTTACAGATAACTATAGATCGTCAATAAAGTTAATCGATGTTCTTAATAAGCTTTATAAGAATGGACTTAAACAATCAAAACTAAACTATACTAAATTAACCTCAAAAATCAATGGAAATATTAAGCCTGAATTTAAATTTAAGGATGTATTTGAAATTGTAGAATTTTCAAAAAAAGAGACTGATATAGAGGATCTTGTAACTCATTATATAGTTAACTTTATTTTAAATAATAAAGAAATAGATATTAATAAAATTGCGATTCTTACATTAAATAATGCGCAATGCATAGATTTTAAAAAAAAATTAAATCAGTTTAACCTCCCATGCAAAATTCAAAATAAACAAAATATTTTTGATACAGAAGCAAGTTCTCTATTATTTTTATTCATTGAATGTTTATCAAATCCGAGGTCTTTAAAAAATATAACTTTGCTTGCTACTTCAAAGTTTATAGAAATAAAATTAGAAGATTTACTTGATCATGGAATTAGTAATAATTTAGAAATTTTAATTAATAAATGCATTACTTGGTCCCAAGAACTAAGAGAAAAAGGTTTTTTAAACATTGTTAATGAACTAATTATAAATTATAAGTCTTCCTCGATTATTCAAGATTCAGATTTAAATTCAAATTTATTTCAACTTTCAGAAATTGTTGAAATAGAATTAATGAATAATGATTTTGATCTCAATATAGTCTTCAACTGGTATAAAAATCAGTTAGATCATATTTTAAGAATTTCTACTGGAGAAGATTTTTTGACGAAAGATTATAATCTTCAAAATGGAATAAATCTTTCTACCATACATAGTAGTAAGGGCCTCGAATTTGAAGTAGTCTTATGTCCATATCTCTCAATTATTTCAAATAAGTCAAATAAAATTAAAGGACCTCTTTGGAAATCAAATATTGATAGAAATATATACGTTAATATTTCTAATAATTACGCGAAGGTTGAAAAATTTAAATTAATAGAAGAAGAAGATTTATTTAAAGAGAGTGAAAGGTTAATTTATGTAGCACTTACAAGGAGCAAATATAAACTTATTGTTTTTAATGATTTAGAGGATACAAATAATATTTTAAATAATGATTTACTTAATAATTTGGAAAATATCAATATTTATAAGTCTAATCCTGAAGTAAGGATAGAAAAAGAGAAAATAAAAGAGATTTTTTCTAAGTTCCAAACCACCCGATTGAATAATAACCTTTGGAAAATCGATAAAGCTAATAAAAAAATATCTAATGTTTTTAATTCTGATCAATTTATTTCTTATTCAAGTTATTCTTCTTGGATACGTAAAGATAAAAATATTGATCCAGTTATTAATCAATATAAGGATTATGAAGATAATATATCAATTATCAAAGATTCTAATTTTAAGAATTCAAAGAATTATCCTAATTATTTTTCTGATCCAAATCCCTTAAGTGAATTTCCAAAAGGAACTATTGCTGGTACTTGCCTGCACAAAATAATAGAAAGATTTGAATTTAGAAACGATAATAATCAAGAATTAATTGATTTAATTATTGAGGAATTGAACTTTCATCAAATCGATACTTCTTTGGCTTTTAATGTAAAAGATGCGATTTTAAGAATCATAAATATATCTTTAGGAAGAGAATTACAAAATAAGAAACTAGTTGATATTCCAAATGAATACTTAATTAAGGAACTCAAATATGATTTAACCCTATCTTATGAAGGTAGAAATATTAATTCTAATGATATATCAAATTGCTTTTTTTTAGATCAGGAATATGAATTTGGTGAAGAATATGCAAATAAAATAAATGATCTTCTAATAATGAATAAAGGCTTTCATTCAGGATGTATTGATTGTATTTTCCCTGTAGGAAATAAATTAGAAGATAGTAAATGGTGGGTAATTGATTGGAAAAGTAATTTGATTTCTGGTAGTGATAATAGTGATTGTTTACCAAGGAACTATAACTATGAAAACATGAGAAATGAAATGATTAAACATCATTATCCATTGCAATCTCATCTTTATTTATTAGCATTGCATAGATTATTAAAGTGGAGACTTAAAAATTATCAACCACATAAACATCTAGGAGGATATATTTATTTATTTTTAAAGGGATTGCCAGATTTTGAATTATTTGAAAAATCTAAGTCTGAAGATATATCTCCAGGTATTTTTATTAGTAAAGCACCTTTAAAAAGAATTAATTATTTAGATAACCTTTTTTAGAATGACTAAAACTACTACAGATATTCAAAAGTTCCAATACGATCATATATTTAATTTAATCTTAGGTATTTTCAAATTTAACGAAAAAAAATATGGAAATTTCGTAAAAGATGTAATAAGAATTTTATTAGAGTTTGAAAAAAATGGTGAAACTATTATTGATGTTGATAATAGTTTAATAATCTTTGAATTATTAGAAGATGGCTGGCCCAATAAACATATAGATGTTTTAAAAAATATAGATTTGATTGGTTCCCTTTATTCTCCATTCGTATTAGTAGATAGAAAATTATCCTTATCAAAATGGTCAAAAAAGATAGAAAGAGTTGTTAATTCCTTTCTAAAAAAAATAGATACCGATAATTTAATAAACTCAATAATTTATAAAAGTGATAATAAAATTGATCAAATTAAAAATATATTTAAATATTCAAACTTAGTTTTCCTTCAAGGAGGACCAGGTACAGGTAAAACCACTTTAATAATAAAGTTAATATTAGAACTCCTTCAAATTGATAACTTTTTAAATATTGGTTTGTCTGCTCCAACGGGTAAAGCTACAGCTCGTTTAAAAGAAGCTCTTAATGATAAAAAAAATATTTCCTCTAGCAAATTTTTAGACCAAATAGAATTTCAAACTTTACATAGATGGATTTTAAATTCTCAAAATAAATCTCTTAAGTTGAAATTTAAACTAAAAGAGCTTGATATTTTCATAATTGATGAAATGTCGATGGTTAATATCGATTTGATTGAATCAGTTTTAAATTTGCTAGCAAAGGACTGTAAAATTATTTTAGTTGGAGATAAAAATCAATTGTCTCCTATAAATAACTGTTCTATATGGAATTATTTGTTTGAATATTCCGATAATAGTTTAATTAAATCTTGTGTAGTAAATTTAGAAAAAACTTATAGAAATATTGGAGATATAGCATTAATTAGTAGTTTAATATTTAATAATGATTTTTCTTTACTTAATCAAAAGATAAAAAAATTAGAAAAAGATAATAATTCAAAAGAAATTACTATTTCAAAGAGTAGAAAAAAAGAAATTCCAAAAGATCTATTATTTTCGATTACAAGTCATCTAAAACAGTTAAATATTTCAACTTCAAATTTAAGTAAAAAAAAATATATATTTGATGAGAGTATTGATAATTTATTGCTTAATGAAAAAGATTTAGTAGATAAAATATTTCTGGATTTACAAAGTCACTTGATTTTATGCGAAAAAAATTCAGGAATATGGAGTGTTGAATATTTGAATGAAATTGTTTTTGGTCAAAAAAAACCCTATGATCTTAAAACTCTTAAAGAGGGTGTTCCAATAATGTGTACGAAAAATAATAATGAACTTGGATTGTCAAATGGGGATATCGGAGTACTTATAGGTTTAAAAAATAAAAGAAAATATCTTTTTAGAAAATTTAATGATAATAACGAAGAAATTGTCGCATTAATTGATCCATCTAATTTAGAAAATGTTGTACCAGCAATAGCCATTACTATTCATAAATCTCAAGGAAGTGAATCAGAAAAAGTAAATATTTTGTGGTCCCAAAATTATAGAAGGAATCAATATGCTGTAAAAGAAAAAAAAGATAATCAAAATATCTTTTGCAGAGATAATTTTGAAAGAAGGTTATTTTATACTGCTGTTACAAGAGCGAAAAAATCTTTAAATATATATTATTTAAATTAAATTTTATTTTTGAGAAATTAGTAATATCTTAACCCCAAGATGTTAGATTAATATTTCGGCTCTGTAAGGCTAATCAACAATTTAAGTAAATTTAGATATTTGTTGAGTGCCTAATCAGAAGATTATTAGGCATTTAAAATGGCTTTAAAAAAAGATAGTAACTCTCTTGGTAGTGAGCAGGAAAAGTCTCAGAATCAAGATTCTTCCCCACTAGAGTTAAAGAACTTAGATAATAAAAAAGAAATTGAATCTCAACTATTGGATGTAACGAAAGGAGATGATAATGAGAATGGATTTATCGATTTTGGGTTTAATCAATCGATCTTAAACTCATTAATAAATAAAGGATATAAAAATCCAACTCCCATCCAAAAAGCTGCAATTCCCGAACTAATGTTAGGCAGGGATTTACTGGGCCAAGCACAAACAGGAACAGGAAAGACTGCAGCTTTCGCATTACCATTAATAGAAAAACTTACAGATAATAAAGAATTAAATGCCAAGGTTTTAGTTATGACTCCTACAAGAGAATTAGCTACTCAAGTGGCAGAATCTTTTAAAAGTTATAGTTCTGAATCTAGTAATTTTAAGACGGTTGCAATATATGGAGGTACCGACTATCGAAATCAAATTTCTGCATTAAAAAGAAAAGTTGACGTAGTAGTTGGTACCCCAGGCCGAATAATGGATCATATAAGGCAGGGGACTTTTAAAATTAAAGATATAAATTGTCTTGTGTTAGATGAGGCAGATGAAATGTTAAATATGGGTTTTCTTGAAGATATTGAATGGATAATAGATCAACTTCCTGAAAATAAGCAGATGGTATTGTTTTCAGCAACTATGCCTAGTGAGATAAGAAATATAGCAAAAAAATATTTAAATGATCCCGCCGAAATATTAATCAAAAGTGTAAAAAAAGAAACTCAATTAATTTCGCAAAAATTTCTATATGTACAAAGGCATCATAAGCTAGATGCTTTAAAAAGAATACTAGAACTTAATAACGAGGGAGTAATTATTTTTGTAAGGACAAAACTACTTACCACTTCAATAGCTGAAGCTTTAGAGAATTCAGGACATACTGTGGCAGTACTTAATGGAGATATACCGCAAAATCAAAGAGAAAATACTGTAGATAGATTGAAAAAAGGATTTATTAATATCCTTGTTGCAACTGATGTCGCAGCTAGAGGATTAGATGTTGAGAGGATAAAACTTGTCGTTAATTACGATTTTCCTTTTGATAAGGAAACATATACTCATAGAATTGGAAGAACTGGAAGGGCAGGCAGATCAGGAGAAGCAATTTTATTTGTTAATCAAAGAGAAAAACATTTTCTAAGAAACTTAGAAAACTCAACAAGAACCAAGATTGAAGAAATTAATATACCAAGTAATAAAATAATAAATGAAAAAAGGATGGAGAAACTTATAGATAGTGTTAATGAGAGTTCTTTAGCTAAAGATGAAAATGAAGAAAATAAAGCTTTGATTATTGATTTACTAGATAATTTAAAAGAAAAATACTCTATGGATGACTCAAATATTGCAATGGCGGCGATTAATTTAGTAATAGGTAATAAATCATTTTTTGTTAATGAAGATGATTCTTGGATTAATAAACAAAATAATACTGATCGAAATAGATCAAATAGAAATAGTAATAATCGTATGAGAAATTCAAATAGAAGAAATAATTATCAAAATGATTCTTTTGAAACCTACAAATTTAACTTTGGTAAATTTGATGGAGTTAGAGTTGCAAATATTATATCCTCAATTTGTAATTCAACTAATATAAATGGTAGATCCATAGGTAAGATACAGATTTTTAATGATTACAGTTTGGTAGATTTACCCAGAGATCTGCATAGAGAAACTAAAAATAAATTAAAAAAAATTAAAGTCAGAAACTAGTGATAGATAATGAAAGCTAGCAAATATAATTTCTTTATTTTTGTCAATCTGATAATACTATTCAACTCCTTTAATAGTTATTATTTAGCTCAAACGAAACAAAATTCAATCATAAAATTATTTTGTCTTCAGAGTGTCAAAGAGGAGATGATGAAAGCAGAAATGGTTTATAGTGAAGAAATTGCAAACGAAACTTGTGATTGTTACTACGAAGAATTTATGCAAACTGCAAGTCATCAAGATGCAAAAACAAAATGTCAATTAGAAACTAAAGAAAATTTAAATCATAATAAAAGAATTTAATTGTAAATTTAATGAAGTCTAAGAACAATCAAAATCCAATAATTAGACTTTATTTAAATCTGATTGAGGAGAGAAGGGTACTATTTTTTGCTTTTCTTAGTTCCATAATTAATAAAATATTAGATTTAGCTCCCCCTGTAATAATTGGTCTTGCAGTGGATATCGTTGTTAAGGAGCAGAATTCATGGATTGCTGGTTTTGGAATAAAAGAGGTTCCAGCACAATTGATTTTTCTTGCATTTGCTTCAGGAATAGTTTGGTCTGGTGAATCATCCTTTGAATATTTATATTCGATTTTATGGAGAAATTTGGCTCAGCTATCGCAACATAAATTAAGAATAAAAGCTTATGAGCATATCCAGGAATTAGATATGGATTTTTTTGAAAATGATAATACTGGAAGGCTATTATCTATTTTGAATGATGATATAAATCAACTCGAGAGATTTCTAGACCAAGGGGCTAATCAGATTATTCAGTTATTTATAACTGTCTTAATAATTGGGGGCACTATGATTTTTGTCGCTCCAAAAATCGCTTTATTTGCCTTCTTTCCTATTCCAATTATATTTTTAGGATCAATTAAGTTTCAAAGGAAGCTTGCTCCAAAATACAGAGATGTTAGAAATAAAGCTGGATTGTTGGCATCAAGGCTTAATAACAATTTAAGTGGAATTCTAACCATAAAAAGTTTTACTAAAGAAAAATGGGAACTAAATAGATTAAATAAAGAAAGTCTCG
The Prochlorococcus marinus str. GP2 genome window above contains:
- a CDS encoding pyridoxine 5'-phosphate synthase; amino-acid sequence: MTTLGVNIDHIANVRQARKTVEPDPVQFAFLAELGGADSITVHLREDRRHIQDRDVFLLKETIKTKLNLEMAATEEMLGIARKLRPQYVTLVPEKREEVTTEGGLDLKSNLKYLKNFVENLKDSNIEVSAFIDPICEQIGYAKEIGFDFIELHTGKYAELSGHDQYKELQKIIESTYTANDLGLVVNAGHGLNYNNVKEIASINNMNELNIGHSIVARALAVGLERSVREMKSLINLT
- a CDS encoding MgPME-cyclase complex family protein, which translates into the protein MTTYFFVAASERFLTVEEPLEEILNERKRNYKENSKEIDFWLLKNPSFLQTVQFSDLISKIPSPPAVVLSTDKKFITFLKLRLEFVAVGEFECPSAEINDPFKVE
- a CDS encoding exodeoxyribonuclease V subunit gamma, yielding MLNLYKSNKIEVISELLAEELKICPPFITEKLEIAVPNYFLGNWLHEQITIKNQISALYELKTISSYTESLLTNFFPENDMSLWNFESIKWGVIDSLEELNSFKESFPISNWIKKYLDNKKTIDGDIYNLIKKITNNFIEYLIFRPEMIAEWNRYEINSFKLFRNLNSDQFWQPILYKLLEKKISEKPSCLYMIEVIKNLKKFKDFNNKIPNQIYIISDNNLSKLHINFYSELSKFTKVNLYLLSPGDNLWNRINYLEGELEFDHNESKFNFNNTNIEKIFGKFGANFQKLIEENIYTEGIDLRNNLIYIDPTTNFYEKKDVPLLNQIQKRLIDNNSVDFIVSERDDSILLCEHFNQNSQFEYLRNKIIEIINSCENIKYSDIAVLSPQTNLIKPYLRYIFNNELINGEKIPYFFIDEDNHDSSGIYEFLIDIIEIANEKITLEKIDYILSKKVTQNIFDFNITEKDEIIFLLTQAGFHWGLDDKERLGEEKNTLEWCINRITLGLIYDKEVNLSTFNLKPFSYKNISLDLNKWVKILIHLKKYINLIRGSFSYKIWVKKIKFILKSIADSNENFNLEISEINRILDNHEIPLIPDDLILLKVFREILISCINKAKYQSKSRVNKILVSDIENSRHIPHKVIFLIDMNSVNYPKLPKSENINLLKNKYHLGDPSVFDREKYAFLELLIACRDKFIVTWVKNDKDNKKLDVSFPIKELISFFDSCLNQSQRELIIKDSDLNKNEIIDLDKSKIVKSNYSLIENINWNEKKSDIKNYKLSELIYWFKTPQKYWLNKNNISPKEIFIHHPDEEYVSNLQKSQLITKIIQQLEIDNHNIIDDLNELNIYDQLAEDGIIMPKNSIFTKAKEIKDLLRSLSASLSQHNKINKIYVKSKANKEEYLIADDTVIELINAKLSLSRLTEAWIKLLFISSLKRNIKRTKVIFRTENNYKSQIIQSPGVKESNLILQEYINIFKNYSEKCLPLPPESTYKYVEAKIKSKNEKKAFTDKWIGNKNFSKGERDNIEMKMCFGNEKEPDFFLGNSNFDQLSYRLYGPLIKALKK
- a CDS encoding methyltransferase family protein, with the protein product MSKFQLKNFFKAAYDLMLVFLQFFIISLHFFQWQSLTQKQIIQASPFSYFLGILIIIIAFIIMLVSIKDLGRNLSPFPRPTKNSNLVITGIYRFTRHPMYYSLIFISIGVFIIKLSIYNLFLTISLALIIKLKIVLEEKYLMNKFKNYLLYKNEVKV
- a CDS encoding UvrD-helicase domain-containing protein; this encodes MDINQIKLDNKFKLVEASAGTGKSFTLAHLVLRNVLEKKVKPDEILLLSFTKNTCSELRDKILSRFHNLKLYLQSHNEGKIDNTLKDWYLNFKDKDKSKEKIISEIDNFINQFYKLKVTTFHAFCNNIIDEYSIEIGITQDPYIDNNIDNLYKDVIDNLWIDDFLNLNQELISAVNKKKISSRFGSSINKSFFVEILKNIDQENICKFQINNKYKIIDLNNYFNEFFYLNWNEFCFEWNKKGEELFLQLIELGKLIKESGGKSQIYAAKPRNDKFNQINCWIEEINKRLNSKNVVDFIYDISKDDLLSKYFYIENISKEINKHNLKLDFTKFNLLQDKIYKIKEGFFNEFVRIFTQLAYIKLIELKKSFSIFNFNDLIKTVENTFVDSEISNSNTLSKIQKRFKCALVDEFQDTDITQWNLIKKFFNTKNHFLLCVGDPKQAIYKFRGGDIETYLDARSNAIEVFRLTDNYRSSIKLIDVLNKLYKNGLKQSKLNYTKLTSKINGNIKPEFKFKDVFEIVEFSKKETDIEDLVTHYIVNFILNNKEIDINKIAILTLNNAQCIDFKKKLNQFNLPCKIQNKQNIFDTEASSLLFLFIECLSNPRSLKNITLLATSKFIEIKLEDLLDHGISNNLEILINKCITWSQELREKGFLNIVNELIINYKSSSIIQDSDLNSNLFQLSEIVEIELMNNDFDLNIVFNWYKNQLDHILRISTGEDFLTKDYNLQNGINLSTIHSSKGLEFEVVLCPYLSIISNKSNKIKGPLWKSNIDRNIYVNISNNYAKVEKFKLIEEEDLFKESERLIYVALTRSKYKLIVFNDLEDTNNILNNDLLNNLENINIYKSNPEVRIEKEKIKEIFSKFQTTRLNNNLWKIDKANKKISNVFNSDQFISYSSYSSWIRKDKNIDPVINQYKDYEDNISIIKDSNFKNSKNYPNYFSDPNPLSEFPKGTIAGTCLHKIIERFEFRNDNNQELIDLIIEELNFHQIDTSLAFNVKDAILRIINISLGRELQNKKLVDIPNEYLIKELKYDLTLSYEGRNINSNDISNCFFLDQEYEFGEEYANKINDLLIMNKGFHSGCIDCIFPVGNKLEDSKWWVIDWKSNLISGSDNSDCLPRNYNYENMRNEMIKHHYPLQSHLYLLALHRLLKWRLKNYQPHKHLGGYIYLFLKGLPDFELFEKSKSEDISPGIFISKAPLKRINYLDNLF